In the genome of Fusarium fujikuroi IMI 58289 draft genome, chromosome FFUJ_chr02, one region contains:
- a CDS encoding related to nitrogen metabolic regulation protein nmr: MSKTLAVIGATGKQGGAVIDFVLNDPELSKQYKIRAITRDVNSENSKKIKERGIEVAQGDLADPTSIKTALKGAHTLFFMTTPAWTATDLKPEFEVIKKTADAAVDAGIEYIIFSSLPSTTDASGGKYTANHPFDAKAEGEKYIRTLPVKSAFVRLGFFLENINQVPLWAPQKDESGKWVVSLPFTPETRIPWIDNGSNCGSFVGAILAEPEKYEGVGFDAAAGFYSLEELVAIESKVTGKEITYKQISSEEFAEKLPILKDVYVQAFKAGQEFGYYGVDGEKSVAWAAERARGKLVTPEEFFKANPLKLE, from the coding sequence ATGTCAAAGACTCTCGCTGTCATCGGCGCCACTGGAAAACAAGGCGGCGCTGTCATAGACTTCGTCCTCAACGACCCAGAGCTGTCAAAGCAATACAAGATCCGCGCCATCACCCGCGATGTCAACTCTGAGAACTCCAAAAAGATCAAAGAGCGGGGTATTGAAGTCGCACAGGGCGACTTAGCTGACCCTACCTCTATCAAGACTGCTCTGAAGGGAGCACacactctcttcttcatgacAACTCCTGCTTGGACTGCTACCGATCTGAAGCCTGAGTTTGAAGTCATCAAGAAGACAGCTGATGCAGCTGTTGACGCTGGCATTGAGTACATAATCTTTAGCAGTCTTCCTAGCACTACAGACGCCTCTGGTGGGAAGTATACCGCCAATCATCCCTTCGATGCTAAGGCTGAGGGCGAGAAGTACATCCGCACACTTCCCGTCAAGAGCGCCTTTGTCCGCCTGGGATTCTTCCTCGAGAATATCAACCAAGTCCCTCTCTGGGCTCCTCAGAAGGACGAGAGTGGCAAATGGGTTGTATCTCTCCCATTCACCCCCGAGACCCGCATCCCATGGATCGACAACGGCAGCAATTGCGGCAGTTTCGTCGGCGCAATTCTAGCCGAGCCTGAAAAGTATGAGGGCGTAGGCTTTGATGCAGCTGCTGGGTTTTATAGCCTAGAGGAGCTTGTCGCTATTGAGAGCAAGGTTACTGGCAAGGAGATCACTTACAAGCAAATCTCTTCTGAGGAGTTTGCTGAGAAGCTACCCATCCTAAAAGATGTCTACGTGCAAGCATTTAAAGCTGGTCAGGAGTTTGGATATTATGGTGTCGATGGAGAGAAGTCAGTTGCTTGGGCTGCTGAGAGGGCGAGAGGCAAACTTGTTACTCCTGAGGAGTTCTTCAAGGCGAACCCTCTCAAGTTGGAGTGA
- a CDS encoding related to soluble fumarate reductase (NADH), whose product MPRILRWTMSRPQILFLSCIGFAVALTAMLYGNIIKPSTVTSVFSKTMSTRPVVVVGSGLAGLSASYEALQRGAPSVHLLDRAPKPGGNSIKASSGINGAGTKYQRAAGVESDTLFYSDSVRSAGSRFHLTQPPVDREALITKLTTESAAAVNWLVDEIGVDLSVVAPLGGHSVARTHRGAGKTPPGAAIIIALLNKLKENEKFSITNLAEVKTLLKEGNTVKGVEYEFEGKKHNLEGSVLFASGGFAGDATGLLARYRPDLKGIPSTNEERPGSHDILSAVGAELLDMDSVQIHPTGFVDPATPNSMLKFLAAEMLRGEGGILLSPEGSRFVNEMDTREHVSNAIMKLPTATDGDGVIKQWDITILLDPGASAASANHIGFYEWKGLLKKVKVRDLKPSQIAAVDEYAKAVADLTDDEFGRKQRGRWTLKAGEENRDEDIYIGRVTPITHFTMGGVAIDQKARVLTKREDKLVPIPGLFAAGEITGGIHGDNRLGGSSLLECVVYGRTAGAEVVGSAQ is encoded by the coding sequence ATGCCTCGCATCCTTCGCTGGACCATGAGCAGGCCGCAGATCCTGTTCCTTTCATGCATTGGCTTCGCAGTCGCTCTAACTGCTATGCTCTACGGAAACATAATTAAACCTTCGACTGTAACTTCTGTTTTCTCAAAGACCATGTCCACGCGtcccgtcgtcgtcgtcggcTCCGGCCTCGCTGGTTTATCAGCATCGTATGAGGCTCTTCAGCGCGGGGCCCCATcggttcatcttcttgatcgCGCGCCGAAGCCTGGCGGTAACAGCATCAAGGCTTCATCGGGTATTAATGGTGCGGGCACCAAGTACCAGCGCGCTGCTGGCGTGGAGAGCGATACTCTTTTCTACAGCGACTCTGTCAGATCGGCTGGGTCACGGTTCCATCTCACACAACCTCCTGTCGATCGCGAGGCTCTCATCACAAAGCTCACTACCGAATCAGCAGCCGCAGTCAACtggcttgttgatgagatcggTGTAGATCTCAGTGTCGTGGCACCCCTTGGCGGCCACAGCGTTGCTCGCACTCACCGTGGCGCTGGAAAGACACCGCCCGGagcagccatcatcatcgctttACTCAATAAACTCAAAGAGAATGAGAAGTTCTCTATTACTAACCTTGCTGAGGTCAAGACACTACTTAAGGAGGGAAACACCGTCAAGGGTGTCGAGTACGAATTTGAAGGGAAGAAGCATAACCTTGAGGGATCAGTCTTGTTCGCCAGTGGTGGTTTCGCTGGAGATGCCACAGGTCTTCTGGCGCGCTATCGCCCTGACCTCAAGGGTATTCCTTCGACGAACGAGGAGAGGCCGGGTTCTCACGATATTCTCTCCGCTGTGGGAGCTGAGCTGTTAGATATGGACAGCGTGCAAATTCACCCAACAGGCTTCGTTGATCCTGCGACGCCCAACTCCATGCTCAAGTTTCTCGCGGCCGAGATGCTCCGTGGTGAAGGCGGTATTCTTCTTTCACCTGAGGGCTCTCGCTTTGTTAACGAGATGGATACCCGTGAGCATGTCAGCAACGCTATCATGAAGCTACCAACTGCCAccgatggcgatggtgttaTCAAGCAATGGGATATTACTATTCTTCTTGACCCTGGGGCATCTGCTGCATCGGCAAACCACATTGGCTTCTATGAATGGAAGggccttctcaagaaggtcaaggtgCGCGATCTCAAGCCTTCTCAGATTGCCGCTGTGGATGAATATGCCAAGGCTGTCGCTGATCTCACAGACGATGAGTTCGGCCGTAAGCAAAGGGGGCGTTGGACACTCAAGGCTGGAGAGGAAAATCGCGATGAGGATATTTATATCGGCCGAGTAACGCCTATCACACATTTCACCATGGGGGGAGTCGCCATTGATCAGAAGGCCCGTGTTTTGACGAAGCGTGAGGATAAGCTTGTGCCTATTCCTGGCCTTTTTGCTGCTGGTGAGATTACAGGAGGTATTCATGGAGATAATCGCCTGGGAGGTTCCTCTTTATTGGAGTGTGTGGTTTATGGAAGGACAGCCGGTGCTGAAGTTGTTGGTTCGGCTCAGTAA